CTTTAAATCTCTGTTTCATTAATATCTATTTTCAGAAAGTATGAAAGTCAAGTTTCCTGATCATTGGAACAGCTGCTGTTTCTGTGGGAAACCCAGCCGGGATCCTGATCCCCCAAAGCGATGGCGTGGGGTGCGTTTCCAGCCCCCTCGATAACAGCTGCTGTCTGCTCCGTGAAGCTGAGTCGCGCTGTCACTCGGCATCagaatgacattctggaaagaaTCAAAAATTTGTTTCTTACATTTTGATTCATCTTCACACAGCAGTGAGCCCTTAAGTTCCTGTACCTAACAGCTTATTTGCCCTGaataccaaagaaaaaaaaactagtattGACCCATATAGCATAAAGCTTCTCTAACGGTCAGCGGTGAACGACCAGGTTATTTTTTCGGTCTATTacgtaaaaataaataaagtaaaaataaaaccagatacATACTCCAAACCATGATCTTAAGGTCGCAGTGTCTTTGTAGTATAAACTGCAGACGCCTTCCTGAggtcgggggagggggggtggcTATCTTCTCTTTATCAAGGGGGCTTTGTAAAGATAATGCAAAATGACAGAAGTTTACTCAAACTTTAATGCGACAAATTAACTAACTGTTTCTGTTCAGGGTTGAAAGAGTCACTTCCTAAGTACAAAATCCGCCCTCCTTCTAGTCCCGGGGACCATTTCACTGCTAGCAGACATTTATCTGCTCAAGGTCAGTGCTGTTGGTCTCCGGACTTTCTAGCTGGGAAAAGTTCACATTGCAGAGAAAAAGACACTCAAACCCCATACCACCAAAATGAAATGATACTGACAAAATAGAAGCCCCTGATTTTTATGATTTGATTCAGCAGCCATACCATTACTCTTCCAAACTGTTCTCAAAGTGTCCAGATGCTAATCCCCACCTTCTCAGGGGCTGTTGAGGACCAGTCCATGCACCAGCACTGACCCACGGAACACGCCAGGGGAGCCCTGGTGCAATGgacacattttcttcttcttcttttttttttttttcattgaagtatagttgatttacaatgttgtgttagtttctggtgtacagcatagtgattcagttatacagatatatatattctttttcatattttttcatcacaggttattacaagttattgaatatagttctcagGGGACACCTTTCCTTCTGATGACATCCTTGGTTTTCCTTCAGAGAACTTCCTCTCTTTTACTTCTAAGGTACACGGGCACATGACCCAGACCCAATGAGGTTCCAGCACTTGGCCTAGAACTTTTgggaaaaaagtaattatttcCATTGAGATTGCTAGAATATATGCATCATCCTTTCtcatcagtgtttttttttttttttaatatcattattgGAAAGGTTCTCGGTAGTGGACTGTGCCAAGTGgttgtatttttcacttattttacattttaaaagtgtgaCTAGATCAGCCTCCATCAGCAGTGTTTGGAGGTGTCCTGGGGAGCACTAACTGTCACAGTGCTGCCTGGTCTAGTGGATGTTAAAGTGGCATCTCAAAGACagtccacaatttaaaaaaataaactgatctATAAAATCCCCAAGTCTGGGAACCACTGgcaggattatttatttatttttttccccaaaatacacACTCTTGGGCCCTTGGGGAAGTGTTCAAGTGTAATGGAACTGGTACATTGGTACCGgaatatgtatcttttaaaagcCTCCCAAGTGATTCTGAGACACCTCCCTGGTTAAGAGGGTGATGTGATTTAGCGGAAGAATTGGGAAACACCAAGCGGTCAGCAGTGGTGAAAACCTCCAAGAAACCAGGGCGGTGGGAATACAGAAAAGTTGAATGTGAAAGACGTTTTCTTAGATAGAATGAATAAGACTTGGCATGGTCCTCGACAGAGTTATAAGGAGAGATGGAGTTCAAGAGAAGGCCCCAGATCTTCCACTAGGGGAATGACCCAGCTTTCTTGTGTATGAATGGGGTTCCCATCCTACTTTGTTCTCCAGAATTCATTCCTCTTAAGCGAACCATAGAGACACAAAGAGGATGCTTAGGGAGAATGGGATAGACTTTCAGGATACGAGGTAGAATACGGAATTCTAGGGTAGATGTTGTTTGGTTTTCACTGGTTGTCTGCCACCAAGTTTTCATATTCTCtagttataaaaacaaaataaaacaaaacaagtgagTAGATGCTTAAGATGTAAGCCTTCAGCCACGTGGAAGCATCCTAGACACCCCTCAATGGACAGCTGATATATTGCTAAGTCCCTAGAAGGGCGCAGATCTGCCTCCTGCAGCTTTCTACCTGCCATATTGCTGAGCACCCAGAGGTAGGTGGTGCTTATCACTAGACCTTCCGTCCTTTCACTGAACCACTCAGCACCCTGGGAATaccattttatagtttaaaacttCAGAGCTATTCCATATTCTTTAACCTCTCAGGGTCTCTGTTCCCTTGTCTATAGTATAAGTGGTTTGGATCAGTTCTGATTTGGCGAATTTAGAAGACAAGCAGTAAGTTCCGATTTTTGATGCATTTGACCCATCAAATGTTTTATTGACTGCCTAGGATGGGCCATCCTTTGGATatgggatgtggagaaaagggaagagtcCTAGTAGACCTTTGACCCAAGCAATTGGATATGATGGAACATGTGTATGTGATTACCTATTGGAGCATAAAAACCACCTCAAAAcctagtggcttcaaacaacattCTTTGgacaagaaactgaaaaaaaaattttctatatGTGTAACTTAATtgccttgctgtacacctgaaactaacattggaaatcaactacacttcaataaaaaataagaataaaaaaagaaaacaaaaacaaaaacatgcttTGTTATTTGTCATGATTCTCTGGGTTGACCGGGCTAAGCTGTGCTGTTCTTTCATGGAGCCAGACCAGGATTAGCGTGAGGTGAATGAAGTGTCCAGGGTACGGGACGTAAGGGGCACTCGCTCTCAAGGGCCCTGTAGCATCCCCCTATGGGTGAgcacctccttaaattttgtaccTGGGTGCCTCACCCCCCTCACCCTAGTCCTGACCCTGGGTTGGGGTTTCTCTTATGTACTTTCCATCAGACAGCAGCTGGAGCTGGAATCATCTGAGGGTTCCATTGGGCTGGACATCCAAGATGGCTTTTTCACTCATGTGTCTTGTTCCCTCCTCACTCACATGGCCAAAGAAGGTGGGAGCTGACCAGCCACCTCATTCTCTCCCCATGGATCCCCTCAGCATAGTGAGCACGGCCTTCACAGCTTGGCAGTCTCAAAGTAGTCAGATTTCTTATATGGTAGCTGGTTTTTCCAGAGCAAGCATTCCAAGAGTCCCAGGTAGAAGCTACAAAACAAGGCATCTTGTGCCCTCTCCAGGAAGCCCCAGAATGTCAATCACTATCACTGCATGCCATTGGTCAGAGTCATGAAGACCTGCCCAAAGCGTTAAGGAGAAGGAACTTAGACTCTGCCTCTTGATCTCAGTAGCATGGATATCAAGGGATGGAGGAAACCGATGGAAGTGAATTTTGGAGAATGTACACCACTGAAAGACCAGGAAACAAACaagttttgggggtggggaatcAGACGTGCTCTTGGGGCAAGTTAAGTTTGTGATGCTCATTGAGCAACTGAGTGAATAACATACACATGGAAGTTAGAGAAAGACTGGTATTGAAATGATCAAATCGGGAGATGTAATTTACCACCTAGGCACTGGATGAGATCACTTGTGGAGTGAGGAACAGAAGAGTAGAGAGTCTCAGAAGCCAAATGAAAAAGTACTTTGAAGAGAAGGCTTATCAGTCCCATCCCATGGTGCTGCAAGTTCAGATAAGATGAGGACTGAGAGGTGACCGCTGGGTAGAGCAAGATTTCCACCATCGCTGATAAGAAAAATGGTGAGGTAGCTGACTCTTGATTATCGTGAACggaggagacagcagagaacGCGAGTAAAAGCAACTTTTCCAAGGAGTTTTCACAGAAACGGGCCAGTTACTGAGTGGGGAATTGAGATCTAGGAAGggcttttagttttgttttgttttaagatagGTCGCAGGTGGATGGGCACGATACTGTAACAAGGGAGCTAAGGCAGCAGCAGAAGACACTGCAAAGCAAGGACTTGAGCAGGGGACACGTGACAGCACTGAGATGGGCGAACTGGAAAGACAGGAGGTGGTGGTCAGTGAAATGACATTCCGATTAGAGATTCTGAATTAGAGACTTTCGAGGTGACACAGTGATGGTAATACCCCGGTCTAGGGGATGGTTAAGAGTGGGTGGTTGAATGTGAGGAAGTTAAGGGACTCAGAGGCTGAGGTTGTCATAAAGAGAGAAAACCAGCGAGCCAGATGCCGAAACCAAATGCACCCCCGAGGGAATTAAGCTGAATGCCCAGTTGCACCAGGGGTGACCCTGCACTATGTCCACTGAGCTGTGATGGAACTGCGTTCCCAGAATGCCCCTCCCCATGTTGTTCCCAGCTGGTGTTGGCCACAAGGGGGCTTGTGCACCAGATTTGGAAGGAGGAAGTGAGGCAGTAGCATCATATTCTTTTTAGGCGCTGAAGGTCGTGGAGAGCCCCAAACACTGTGGCAGCTGGCAGGCTTCCTGGCTGATGTAAAGCTCCCCTTGGTCGGGATGGGCCAGCACCTGACCTGAGCTTCTCCAGCTCCCGCCAGTCTCCTCCTTCTGCTTCTCTGGGTCCTGGACAAAGTGCATACCAGCTCCACATTTGAAGGCCCCCACAGGTCACCCACTGTAGCACCGACGTTGGAAGTGATGAGCGAGACTCCAGTTCCAGTTCACCCCTACTGGTTCCAGTTTTACTTTCCAACCACCTATCTGCCCCAGTGAATTCAGGCTCGACACCAGATGCAGAAGAACAGACGACACCACTTGCCGCTCAGGTCCCACCCTCTGGGAGGTGCCCTCTCCATATAAATCCTTCATCTCCCTTGTTCATGGACTCTCCTCTGGTCAAGCTCTGGCATATATAGCAACCACTGAGATGGACTAACGTCTGTCCTCTGCACCCATAGTGATGCTGTTACTGAACCAGTTTCGTTTGCCCAAGTGCAGCAAGGCAAACACTGAGATGCCGGGGCTTGTAGCAGAGAAGGGgtttattcacaaggcagccaagCCAGGAGTCTGGGAGGACAAATCTCAAATCTGCCTCCCGAAAGGTGAGGGGCTCGGGTATTTATGGGATAAAGCTGAGATCAGGATCATGGGGAAAGgggatttgaaaagaaaaaggtgaggCAATCGTTGTTCTGTGCAGGTGCAATTAAGTTACAGGCATCTTCTTGGGACCCATGTATTAGCATGTTTTAAGGGTGAAATTTTGGGCCCTCTGATCTCAAAAGGTCACCAAGCAGAAACTGGCACATGCTCGGTTGGAGGGTCAGTGGTAAGAACCAGTCTTAACCAGCTCGAGCTCAAACTAGATACAGCTGAGTCCAAGTTTCTGAAAAACAACTGCGGCAAACACCTTACTGTCTAGGCTCCATAATGCTTGGAGGACGTGCAAGTTTTTGTAGCAACAATTAAAGCAAGCTTGGTCAGTGAAGGCAGGTTACAGGTTTAATGGATCTAACTGATGATAACACTTGGTGTCAGTGCTGGTGATGTGCATCCTTGAGAGGACGGAGGAGACAGCCACTCAACTCATTCTCTGTCTTCTTCGGTTCCCAGGAGCAACCCTGGTTGAGAAGGGCTGTAGATGGAGGAAAAGTCAGTGGGCGACTGTTGGAGTAGCTGACAGTAGCTGACAGTTCAAGGAAGCTAGAGATTtccagagggggagggagaagaatAGTTTGGAAGTGGGAACAAGGAAGGAATGACAGCCGTGTACCCTGCTTTGAGGTCTGGTGGGATGCGGCTTATGGAAGAAAAATCAGCCAGGACTGCTGTGCCGAAAAATGTCAgctgggattttatttttctcggctttattgagatataattgactgATTGGTTGTATAAGTTTTAAGTGTCCAATGTGACAATTTAATAAacatatacactgtgaaatgtgtaccacaataaggttagtgaGTGCATCCTTCacttcacataattaccattttgttgttattatGGTGAGAACACTGAAGCTCTCATGTCTTAGCAGCTTTCAAGTTCACAGCGCAGTATTGTCAACTGTAGccaccatgctgcacattacatcccTGGAACATATTCATCACATAACTGAAAGTCTGTACCCTAGACCAATATCTCCTCATCTCCCCCAAccctcagtccctggcaaccaccattctacactctgtttctgtgaatttggtGAAGGCCCCACATAGAAGTAAGATCAGACAGTATTTGTCactctctgacttatttcgcttGGCAGAATGCCCTTAAGGACCATCCACGTTgatgcaaatagcaagatttccttcttcctttctatggctgaataatgttccattgcatGTGCGTACCGCATTTTATTTATCCCCTCGttgtccactgatggacatttgggttgttttcccaTCTTGGCTACTGTTAATAATGTTGTAATGACCAAGGAGTGTAGATACCTCTTTCAGATAGTGATTTAGTCTCTTTTGGAGAAATACTCAAAAGTGGAATTGTTGCTTcatatgatagctctatttttaatttttttaaaggaatctctgtactattttccatagtgactgtaccaatttacattcccaccaacagtgcaccagggttccctttcccctcatcctcactagcatttgttatctctcgtctttttgatgacagccattctaataggtgtcaGGCGATACCTCACCGaggtgttgatttgcatttccccggtgattagtgatgctgagcaccttttcatgtatttgttggcCATTTTatatcctctttggaaaaatgtctactcaagttctattttttaatcagattgtttatttttttgttgttattgagttgtatgagttccttttgtatttatatgtggtttgcaagtgtcttctctcattctgtagcTTCCAGCCAGGTTTTAGAGCAAAAAGGCGAAGCTCCAGCTCAGAAAGCAGGTTGGGGATATTGGAGATTTTGCCAAGAACAAATTGAGAGCTCCAGTGGAAAAAGTGGGTTTtgggggggagtgggggtggggagctcatAGTGGGAATTAAGTCAGTTTAAGAGATGTACAGAGTGATGTGGGGATTACTGTCTGGGTGATGAGGGATGGATTGGAGTTCTGCTGCTGTCAATGAAAACCTGGATATGAGACAAGGGGGTACTAGGTCTCTGGGGCTTACAGAGgggcctccttccttctctttcatcaTCAGAGCCTCTTTCTGGCAGCTGACAGCCATGCAGGCCTGAAATGCCATGAGACTGGGGTGCCAGGAGGTGACCCCAGAGCTCTCATAGCCCTCAGGTCTTTACATCCCACTGAGAGCGATCTCAAGGCCAGGATGGGACaagttttacaaaaaaaaaaaaaaaaaaaccagaaaacaaaaaacatgtgGACGTCCAGAGCAGTCATTCTCAAAATCCGGTTCCCAGACAGGAAGCAGCAGCATTCcttgagaacttgttagaaatgcagattcttacaCCCTCCCttactgccccctcccccaaccccaattTCCTACTTACTGCATCGAGACCTCCAGGAGAGGGCCCGGCAACCTGGGTTTGAACAAGGCCACCAGGCGAGTCTCAAGCTCACTAAGGTTTGAGACCTACTAATCGCAAGGAACTCAACAAACATTAGCTTAAAGATGCAGCTGAATGTTGACCTTGCTCTTAGGAGCCTAAAATCACAGagcattaaaaatgaaaggaCTTTTCCCAAATGTCCAGTCTGGACTTGAAACTTACACGTGAAGGGTCCAAGTCACAGAGGAGTGTGACTTGTCCAGGCCCTCCTGGCAAGACTGAGACGCCAATtccaaataaccaaaaaaaaaaccagagccCGGGAAATGTTGTCCTGATGGACCACACAGTTGcaacctcccttcctccctccctccctctctctccctttctttctttctttctttctttcctttcttccttccttccttccatcgtttttctttctttctttcttttctttctcgttctttctttctttttttctttctttccttccttccttccttcctttctttctttctttctttctttctttctttctttctttctttctttctttctttctttctctctctctctctctctctctctctctctctctctctctctctctctctctttcaatatAGATTGATATTGTTGTTGGTGTGTTTTCTATGACTCAAGTCAGAGCAACACGGTCTGTCTTCCTTCAGCCCCGTTCCTTTAAggtttattttagttttgttttggggATTGCAGAGGGCTTGCTTCCTAAGGCAGACCCTGAACCCCTGAGGAATGCAGCAGGCTCTGTAGGAACAGGAGACTTTCCTGCAGCCTGCGAAGTCTGCAGACGCTGTGTCTCCATCTGACTTTTGCCATTTCAAATTCACCGGGCCCCCGGGGAGAGGCGGACAGCCGAACCCTGTGCTCATCGGAGCCCCGGCTCCCTCTGCTTCTGGAGAGGAGATTTAGCCTTAATTTTTGTGACAGATGGAGTTGATAGTCTCTCCAcggaaaggggaggaaaaaagcgCCAGTTTTTGACAGGCCGCAGACGCCCGATGCCTCTGGTGGTCGAAGGCTGCGTTGCGCCGCAGTTAAGGTAGTCCGCAGAGTCCCGCGCCTGGATTGCAGAGGCTGCTGTACCCCGGCGGTTTCCCTTAAACCGAGCAAGGGATTGAAACATACACTTTAATAGAAACTTCGGAGGATGCCAGTTTATCCCCTCCCTCTATGTTGTGACTGCGGCCAGATGGCACCGCTCAACATTCCTCAAGATTTTCAATactatgattattttttcatCACCGTCCGTGTTAGAAACTTATATTCTCGATCATGAtatctcccctgccaggtaagtatAGAAacttatattctttaaaaaattttaatttggctTACTGGATTTCTGTTTTGCAACTGACGATTCCTGGGTCAGGAGCCAGATCGGTAAACTGGGACTCCggtgctgggcaggggtgggggagagagttTTGTAAATACCTCATCAGTATCCCCCTAACTAAAGCGTGTGCCTCTTTCTTGTCtgcatctggatttttttttttaagtttcaaagtCCCGCAATAAATTCTCtgatttccctccctcctccccctgtgATGATCAAGTGAAGATGGGGAACTCGAAAGACAAACTGAATTCTGAATCCAGTCGAAAGCACGGATAGGGGCCagggagaggtttttttttaagtaccaagataataacaataataataaaggaaaaagaaccaaacagaaaggACCGTGGCCAAGCCGGATGCAAACAGCTGCCCCTGAGCCCTGCCCGCTGGTTCTGTGCACGAGCAGGGGCTCCATATCCGAGCCTCCTTAAGAGTAGGAGGAGCTCCCGGGCCTCTGTCAGGCTCCTTAAGCCGTTTCTTTCAAGCCCTGAATGCCTGAATGTGAGCGGCCCAccaccctccccgccctcccccactCCGCAACCTCACTCCAGCGgctcgtaaaaaaaaaaaaaaaaaaaagtttcaacaaCAACAGGCGGGACCAATAGCATCTCGAAAAGCCGGGAAAGGGGGCCGAGCAAAGGGCGAAAgagagtggagaaaggagaaagcgGGCAGGCTCGGAGCgcgcggggccggggctgggCGAGCCGGAGGAGCGTTgctaatgtttttgtttgtttgcttttccatGCATGCATAATGAGGGGGCACCGCGGCACCACGCGGGGGCTCCCGGCCCACTTTTGTATTTAAAGCCTCGCCGCGAGCGAGTCCGCAGCCGGGCTCAGCGGATCCGCTCCCTGGGCTCCTTGTCACCCGAGAAGCCGCCGCCGAGGGAAGCCCGGGAGCCGCGCTCCGGCCGCGCGGAGTTTCTCGTTCTCCCCGCGCCGCCCGGAAAGAACTCCCCGGAGCTCGGCCGAGGCCGGGGTCGCCGCgggcggagggggaggggacgCGGGCGGCCGGGCCGCGGGAAGGCGGGCAGCGCCCGGACGCGAGCCAGGAAGCGGCGCGATGCGAGAGCccgcggcagcggcggcggcggcgcggcgctGAGCCCGGGAGGAAGGAGCCGCCGCGGCCGCACAACGGATCTGCAGGCGCGGAACAAAATGCACCCGCGGCGCCGCGCGGTTCCGCAGCCCCGCCGCGGCCCCGCGGCCCGCAGCCCCCCGGGGCGGCAGTGAGCGCCTCCCGCCACCGCCGGGGGCCGACCGGAGGGGCTCTCCGCGGCCGTGCACAACCAGGAAGCCCCCGCAGCCCGGGCGAGAGCCGACCTTCTGCAAGCAGCGGGGCACCAGCCGGCGGCGCGCATGGATTTATGAAAACACTCATGCAAGAAGTTGGCAGGACTGAGGCAAACTTTTCCGCCGGCTCCGCGTCCGCCGCTCCCCGCGCCTCGTCTCCTTTCCGCTCCTCGCCCGGCGGCCGCCGCTGCCCGCGATGGTGGCAGGGCtgctgggcggcggcggcggggcccgcgGGGGGACCGTGCTGGGCGCCTGGCTGTGCCTGATGgcgctgctgcagctgctgggctcGGCGCCGCGGGGCTCGGGGCTGGCGCACGGCCGCCGCCTCATCTGCTGGCAGGCGCTGCTGCAGTGCCAGGGGGAGCCGGAGTGCAGCTACGCCTACAACCAGTACGCCGAGGCGTGCGCGCCGGTGCTGGCGCAGCGCGGCGGGGGCGACCCGCCGGGGGCCGCggttgccgccgccgccgccttccCGGCCTCCGCCGCCTCCTTCTCGTCGCGCTGGCGCTGCCCGAGCCACTGCATCTCGGCCCTCATTCAGCTCAACCACACGCGCCGCGGGCCCGCCTTGGAGGACTGTGACTGCGCGCAGGACGAGAACTGCAAGTCCACCAAGCGCGCCATTGAGCCGTGCCTGCCCCGGACGAGCGGCAGCGGCGCGGGCGGCCCGGGCGCGGGCGGGGTCATGGGCTGCACGGAGGCCCGGCGGCGCTGCGACCGCGACAGCCGCTGCAACCTGGCGCTCAGCCGCTACC
The nucleotide sequence above comes from Camelus dromedarius isolate mCamDro1 chromosome 10, mCamDro1.pat, whole genome shotgun sequence. Encoded proteins:
- the GAS1 gene encoding growth arrest-specific protein 1 produces the protein MVAGLLGGGGGARGGTVLGAWLCLMALLQLLGSAPRGSGLAHGRRLICWQALLQCQGEPECSYAYNQYAEACAPVLAQRGGGDPPGAAVAAAAAFPASAASFSSRWRCPSHCISALIQLNHTRRGPALEDCDCAQDENCKSTKRAIEPCLPRTSGSGAGGPGAGGVMGCTEARRRCDRDSRCNLALSRYLTYCGKLFNGLRCTDECRTVIEDMLAVPKAALLNDCVCDGLERPICESVKENMARLCFGAELGNGPGSSGSDGGLDDYYDEEYDDEQRAGGAGGEQPLDDDDGVPHPPRPGGGAAAAGGRGDLPYGPGRRSSGGGCRSASRGAWTPLASILLLLLLPLLF